TAAGTCAAGTTTTTTTTATAGATTATTTTTTCCATTTTATGCTTTTAACATCTATTAGCTCATCACTTCGAGGTGAGAATTTAACTCTATCACTTACACCATATAGGTCTTTTTGCTGGTACAGATTTATAAAGGCACTGTCGTTATGAACCTGCTGAATTATATCGTAATAAATTTCAGCCCTTCTAACCTCTTCCATGGTCATTAATGCTTCTTCTAGTAAGCTATCTATATGATTATTAGTTTCTTTGCTTACCCGATAGTAGGCGGTTTTATTTGGCGTATAAAGCCACTGTTTAAGGGTTGTTCCGGCATCAAAAGTACTACTGCCCCAACCAATAAGCCATACATCGGCATCCATTGTGCCACTAATTATTTTAGTTACATAAGTTCCAAATTCTTCAAATGTTAGCTCTACTTCTATGCCAACAGCCTCAAGCTGCAATTTTACAGCTTCTGCTACTTCCTTATCCATTAAGTATCTCCCAGAAGGAGATTTCATAGTAATTTTTAAACCCTTTTCATAGCCAGCATCTTTAAGAAGTTGTTTTGCCTTTTGGGGATTATAATCTATTTCAGTAAGATTATTATTAAATCCAAGATCAAACTTACTAATTATTTGATCACTTTTTACTGCTGATTTTTCTAGTATGTTATTTATGATACTTTGTTTGTCGATGGCATAGTTTAGAGCCTGCCTTACTCTAATATCTTTAACATTTTTACGATTTGTAGTTATGCTCATAAACATTACTCTAGTACTATCTACACTTACACTATCTACTCCAGCTGACTGCTTTAGCTCTGTTACCTGATGGGGTGGTAAATTTGTTATAATATCAGCTTCTTTAGCCCTTAACGACATTACTCTGGCTGATGATTCTGGCACTGGTTTAAATACTACTTCTTTAATCTCAGGGCAGCCATCCCAGTACTGCTCATATGCAACTAAGTTAATAAATTCATCTCTTTGCCACTCTTTTAATTTATAGGGCCCACTGCCTATGGGTTTAACTGCAAACTGCTCATTACCAACCTCTTGTAAGTATTTTTTGGGTACAATTCTTAAGTCGGACAATCTACTTAACAGTACTGGATAAGGCTGCTTAGTTTTTATTATTATGCTATTGTTTTCTTCTAAAATTACATCCTTAATGATATTATAATGGCTCATTCTAGGGCTTTTATTTTTAGGATCTATTATTCTTTCTATAGAAAACTTAACATCTTCTGCTGTTAATGTTTCTCCATTATGGAATTTTACATCATCTCTAATTGTTAGTTTCCAGGTAGTGTCATTTATCATTTTCCATGAGTTTGCTATACTAGGCTTTAAATGCATATCCGAACTACGCTTAATGAGTGTATCAAATATTTGATACTCAACATTGCTGCTAGGTGTATCTGAGTGCATTGCAGGATCTAAACTCGTTGCATCTACGCCTTGCAGTATTATTAAGGGTTGATTTTGATTATCTACACTTGTTGCTTCATTACCACAGGCACTTAAAATGGTTACGAACAATGTTATTGCTATTAATACTTTAAGTCTTTTTATTTTTAATGTTTTCATAGCTCTGGCCTCCTAAACCCTTACACTTATATTTATTATTTTTAATAGTGATATTATTACTTAGTTTATTAAATTTATTGTTATTATAATAATAATCGGATTCCATATAATCACTCTCCTTTGCTTTAAAACAAAAACCCGTCTCTTTGAAGAGACGGGTTATCCGCGGTACCACTCTATTTCTATCCTATTTTTATAGGTATAGCACTTTATTGAATAATAAATTAGCTAAGTTTTTTGGGTGGAAAATTGCTTTTTGATAATAAAAAAAACCGTCTCTATGTAAGAGACGGATTATTTCCGTGGTACCACCCTTATTTTAACCCATAGGGTTAACACTTAGCAGAATACTATTATATTCAGGCCATGTTAACGGTTGACGACCGTTCACCCTACTAAGTATTTCAGGCTTAAGCTCCAAGGTGTATTCGTTAATAATAGGAAGCACTGGTTCTCACCATTCCAGCTCTCTTTAGCTATATTATTAATTACTAGTCCTTATCTTGGCTTTTTGTTATTACGTTTTTAGCAATATAACATTACTCTTTTATTTTGTCAATACTATTTTAGCTATTATGTATTTTAAAGTAACCAGTCTATGAGTAAAGCACTTGCTAAAAGAGCAAGTGCTGTTATTAACATTTTAGGTAAAACAAGCTTATACATAGCAATGCAAATTGCCACAAATTCTTTAAAGTTAATAGTCTTTTTTTCATTTTTATTATTAGCTTTATTAAACATAATTACTGATCCAAATGGCAGTGATAATAGTGGCTTTCACTAAGTTTAGTCTGCTTAGGAATTTCTTTAGAACATATATCCATAGCATAGGGACATCTCGTGTGAAATTTGCAGCCTGTCGGTGGATTTGCAGGACTTGGTACATCGCCTTGTAAAATAATACGCTCTTTTTTTTGGGTAATATCAATTACTGGCATTGCAGACAGTAATACCTTAGTATAGGGGTGTTTAGGGTTATTAAATAACTCTTCGCTTGTGCCTACCTCTACAAATGATCCCAAGTACATTACTGCTATTTTGTCACAAAAATATTTAATTACCCCTAAATCATGAGAGATAAACAAATATGTTAAATCCATTTTTTCTTTTAAATCCTGCAATAACATTAAAATTTGAGCCTGAACAGAAACATCTAACGCTGCTATAGGCTCGTCTCCAATGATAAACTGGGGATTAAGGGCTAACGAACGTGCTATACTTATTCTTTGACGCTGGCCACCACTAAACTCATGAGGATATTTTTTAATATTAGATGAAGGCAAACCACATAGCTCTAGTAACTCTCTTGCTCTGTTTAAAGCCTCTGTTTTAGAAGCAAGCTTATGGCATATTAAACCCTCAGAGATAATAGCCCCCACGTTCATACGAGGGTCTAACGAAGCAAAGGGGTCCTGAAAAATAATTTGCATATCCTTTCTTAAATTTCTCATTTCTTGCTTATTGATTGCTACTTTTTTCTCCACATCGTAAAGGGTTTTACCATTAAACTTTACTGAACCCTGAGTAGGGTTTAAAAGGTTAAGTATTGTTCTACCTGTAGTAGATTTTCCGCATCCTGACTCTCCAACAAGTCCGTAAATTTCTCCCTTATTAATGTTAAAACTTACTCCATCTACGGCCTTAACTTCACCAATTTTTTTTGAGAATACCCCACCTGTTATAGGGAAATATTTTTTTAGATTTTTAACCTCAACTAAAGCTTTACTCATTTCCTAGGCCTCCTTGATCCATTAACCAACAACGCACACTATGATTTTTTTTATAATTTTTTAGCTCTGGCATCTCTACCAAGCATTTATCTTGACAATAATCACAGCGAGGAGCAAAGGCACAGCCCTTTGGCATGTTTAAAGGGGACGGAACCATACCCTTTATACAACGCAATTTTTCGCTACGGCTAAGGGTATCAGGACGTGAGGCTAACAGCCCTTTTGTATACGGGTGCTGGGGATTAGTAAAAAGATTATATGTATCTGCTTTTTCTACAATTTTTCCGGCATACATTACCACTACTTTATCCGCCATTTCTGCTATTACTCCCAGATCATGAGTAATAAACATTATAGACATATCTAGTTGATCTTTTAGCTGTCTTATTAAGTCTAAAACCTGGGCTTGAATAGTTACATCTAAGGCTGTTGTAGGTTCATCTGCTATTAATAACTTAGGTTTGCAGCTCAAGGCCATGGCAATCATTACACGCTGCCGCATACCACCAGATAACTGATGGGGATATTCATTTATGATTTGCTCGGCTCTTGGTATTCCTACCAGGTTAAGTAATTCAATACATCTTTCTTTATTTTCAGAGCTTTTTAGCTTTATATTTTGATGAATATCTAGTGTTTCTCCTATTTGCTCACCTATTCTTAATACAGGGTTAAGGGCTGTCATAGGCTCTTGAAAAATCATGGCAATATCATTACCTCTAATGCTCTGCATTTCATACTCACTTAACGTTACAATGTCTTGGCCATTAAATTCAATGCTGCCCTCTTCTATAAAACCATTTTCTTTAGGCAATAGTTTCATTATTGATAAGCTAGTAACAGATTTTCCGCAACCTGACTCTCCTACAACTCCTAAAACTTTGCCCTCTTCTATATCTATATCTACGCCATTTACAGCAACTACTTTACCTTCGGAGGTATTAAAGCTAGTAACTAAGTTTCTCATTTTTAGTATATTAACACTCATTTTTTAGCCTCCTAGCGCTTTAATTTAGGGTCGAGGGCGTCTCTTAGCCCGTCTCCAAAGATATTTATTGATAAAACTGTAATAAAGATTAGTATACCAGGGGGAACCCATAACCAAGGGTGTTTTGTTAAAGACCTAAAGCTTTCTGCAGATCTTAACATATTTCCCCAGCTAGGCTGCGGTGGCTTTACACCCAACCCAAGATAACTCAAGCCAGCCTCACTTAGTATTCCTCCTGCTATACCTAAAGTTACATAAACAATAATAACAGCAATAGCATTTGGTAAAATATGACTAACAATAATATGCTTTGTTTTTAGTCCTAAAGCCCTAGCTGCTTCAACAAATTCTCGCTCTTTAATAGATAGTATTTCAGCTCTTACTATTCTTGCCAGGCTCGGCCAGCTAAGTAACCCTGTAACAACCATAACGGTATAGATACTTTGACCTATCATAGAGGCAATTACAATGGCCATTAAAAAGAATGGGAAACACATAATTATATCTACTAACCTCATAATTACATTGTCTATCCACCCACCGTAATAGCCAGAGATTGAACCAAGAACAACTCCTATTATCATGGCAATTGAGGTAGCAACTAAACCTACACTAAGTGATGCTCTTGCTCCATAAATTAATCGAGTTAAAACATCTCGACCTAGTTCATCTGTTCCTAAAAGATGATCTTTACTCGGTGGCAAATATCTACTGTCTGGATGTACAGCATCTCTTTCATATTTAGTTATAAAAGGTGCAAATATAGCAATTAATACTAATAAACTTAATATAGCTAAAGCTAATAAAGCCATTTTATTTTTTTTAATTCTCTTAAAACCAATTGCCCAAGGAGACAAGCCATGTTCTATGGGTATTGATTTTTTAGTATCTAGTTTTACACTCATAACTTATCCTCCTTAATCATATCTTATGCGAGGGTCTACAAAGGCATATAAGATATCCGCTAACACATTGGCAAGAAGCAACACTAAGGCCAACACCATAGTACCTGCCATAACTACAGGGTAGTCTCTATTAGAAATTGCTTGAAAAACCATGGTGCCCATGCCTGGCCATTTAAATACCCGTTCAGTTAAAACTGCTCCAGATAAAAGACCAGCTAAAGACAGGCTCAAAATAGTTACAATTGGTATTAATGCATTTCTTAAAGCATGTTTATAAATAACCACTCTTTCAGATAAACCTTTGGCTCTAGCAGTTCGTATATAGTCTTGCCTAACCACCTCTAACATGGCTGATCTAGTATATCTCATACGACCAGCTATTTGAATAAAGGTTAAAACAGTTATTGGTAAAACCATATAGCTAAGTCTGTCCATCAACAACCTAATACCGGTATAACCACTCTTTATGGTTGACATACCGGAGAGCTGAAATATGCCTAAATCAAAGGCAACATATTTAACCAATAACAACGCAAAGAAAAATGCAGGTATCGATATACCAATAAATGCTAAGAGGGTCGCTAAATAATCAAAGATTGAATACTGCTTAGTGGCAGATATTACCCCCAAAGGAATTGCGATGATAGTGCTTAAAATAAGGGCTGGTATTGATAATAACAAAGTATTTCTTAAACGCCTCTTTATTAAATTACTAACTGGTTCGTGAGAGTGAATAGAATAGCCTAAATTTCCTACGGCTAACTCCTTAGTCCATTTAAAGTACTTAACAGGCAACGGGTCATAATAACCTACTGCCCTTAACATATTTTCATAATCTTCACTTGTTTTTATAATTTGAGGTGAAATCATATGCGAATAGGGATCTCCAGGGGCCAGATGCACCAAAGAGAATATTATTACTGAAATACCAATTAACACTGGTATAGTTAATAAAATACGCTTTAGAATATAAGTTCTCATTTTTATTCTCCTCTCGTTGTATTTACACCAGCAATACCCTAGTATTGCTGGTGTATTTTTAACTTTATTCTATATCCCAAAGGTGAACATCATAATAAATGCTATCGTTAAAATACTTAATATTCTTAACTCTAGGAGCAACTGCTCTGCCTTTAATAGGGTTATACATCCAAATAATTGGTTGCTCTTCATTCATGAATTGTGCCCACTCAAAATACGCCTCTTGACGCTTCTCTACATCTGCATAAGATAAACCTTTATCTAACAAGTCAATACATTTTTTAGGAGAATATCTTGGGAAGTTAAAGGGAGCACCTTCAGCCCATATACCCATATGGTCTCCATCCATACCTAGAGTAAATCCTATTGCAAACATGTCAAATTTACCATCTTTACATCTCTGTCGGAGGGTAGCGAACTCCATTATTTCCATATTCATTTTAACGCCAATAGCAGCTAAGTTTTGCTCTGCAATTGCACAATACTGCTCTCTAATTTGGTTGCCAGATGGATACACAAAGTCAATCTCTAACTGTTTACCGTTTGGCTTTTTCATAATGCCATCTTCGTATGTATAACCAGCTTCTTGCATTAAGCTAATAGCTTTTTCAGGGTTATACTCATAATTCTTTAAAGTATCTAATGGAGGGCAGGCCCATGATGCAGGTGAATATGGGTTATTAGCAACAATACCCTTACCATAAAGTAATGAATCTACGACTCCTTGTCGATCAATTGCATGCGCAAAGGCTTGGCGTAGCTTTTTATTTTGGAAGGTCTCTTTGGTATGATTAAAACCTATGTATTGAAAACCTAAGTCTAAACCCTCTACAATATTAATATTATTTTCTGCATATGTAGCCATATCATCTGGATTAAAGTCGTTTATTTCAATAATATCGATATCGCCCTTAAGTAAATGGGCAATAGCTAAATCTTGGTTTACAGCCTTTATAACAATTCCATCAATTTTAGGACAGCCTTGCCAATACTCTTCATTTTTAACTAAAGATGCGTATTGATCTGGTTCAAAAGATTCCAGCTTAAAGGCACTTGTTCCAACAGGATTTTGAAATAAATCTGTATGCGATTTCATATCTGCTATTGGAATATCTCCAAAAATATGCTCTGCAACTATAGTTGTTCCACCTATATTACTTAAAAATGGAGCATATAGGCTTTCAGTAGTAATCTTGACTGTGTATGGGTCAATTATTTCAATGCCCTCAACATTATCACTTTCACCTTCATGATAGGCCTCCATTCCTAAAATGTTTGATACATTGGAATAGCGTGGACCTGTATAGTCTGGATGACCTATAGACATAAAGGTGTATTTAATATCTTCGGCATTAAACTCTTCACCATCGTGCCATTTTATACCCTCGCGTAGCTTAAATGTACAAGATAAATTATCCTCAGAAAATTGCCAGCTACTAGCTAAAACAGGTATAAACTCCTTTTTTTCATTCATATCAACTAAAGAGTCGAATATTAAACCATACACTTTACTATCATATACAGCCTCTCCATACGATGGATGAAACTCACCAGTAGGTGGATTCCATTGGGCAATTGTTATTATTTTCTGCTGATCTTTACCAACGGGATCTGTAGCATTATCACAGCCCACAAGTAAAGAGAACATCATAACAAAAACCATTAACACAACACCTAAGTTTCTTTTCATTACAGTTTTCCTCCTAAACAAATTTTTCACATTATTTACAGCTAAACTCTAATCAATACAATTTCCTATTTATGAGAAAATTCTACTAATGTTGAAGTTTAAATTCAATTTTAATCGAAATTTCCCTGCTTATTTTCTGAAAATTTTAAATTTTATTTCAAATCAAAATATAAAATTTTCTTATTTTTAGCTATTTAAGTGATTTTTAAATTAAATATTAAATATTTCATCACTAAATTACTCATAATATATTTAGGTTATTTAAGTATTTATTTACATTTATACTATTATTTAAATAATATTAAATATTATTTGATCATACTAATAATTTACTGTGAATAAATTAAAAAAACTTATCCACAACTCTCACCTATACTCAAGCATAAATAATCTACTATTATGTTTTGTAAACTCATTATTTTATAAGAGTTTTCTATTAATATTTTATTTATTTAAGATCTCTTATCTATAACAATTAACAACTTTTGTGAATAACTAGCCACTTTTACACAGAGTTATCCACAGAATTTTTATAAACATCTAAATAATATTACATATATTGGATTATTGGTTAAATAAAAACTCTTTACTATTTAGGTATATGTGCTAACATATCTAATTAATAAATTTATAAGTATATAAAGAGGTACAACCAATGAAAGCAAAGTCCGACAATAAAAATGTCGCGATACTATTCATGATTCTTGCAGCTTTTCTGTTTACTGTGATGCAATTGTTTATAAAGCTAACTCCACGCATACCAGTATTTGAAAAATTATTTTTTAGAAACTCTATTGGTTTACTAATTACATTTTTTTTGCTGAAAAAAAACAATGTATCAGTATTAGGTAAGAAGGAAAACAGAAAGTTGTTAGTTTTAAGAGGTTGCTTTGGGGTTGGGGGAGGCATTGCCTATTTTATTAGTGTAACTAATTTACCAATGGCAGATGCCTCAATAATTTATAATCTAAACCCGTTTTTTGTTACCCTATTTGCAGTTTTATGTTTAAAAGAAAAGCTTAAAAAACCACAAATTGCAGCTTTGCTGATAACATTTTTTGGTGCACTATTAGTTATAAAACCTCAGTTTAGTGCTGATACGATACCGGCATTAATAGGGTTTGTTGGTTCTATATTTATGGGAGCAGCTTATACAGTGTTAAGACAATTAAAGGGTAAAGAACATCCTTCTACAGCAGTATTTTATTTTTGCTTGTTCTCTACCTTGGCTTCTATACCATTCATGTTCTTCAATTATAAAGTACCAAATAGGTGGGAGATTTTAACTCTAATAAGCATCGGATTTTTTTCTGTAGCTGGTCAATTTGCTTTAACTTATGCTTATAAAAATGCTCCTGCCTCAGAGGTATCAATTTTTAACTATACCTCAATAATAATGTCAGTAATTTTTGGGGCGTTGGTTTGGCATGAGTTCCCTGATTTTTTAACATTGTTAGGTGCTTTTATTATTGTTGGAGTTGCAGTTACCTTATATGTAAGTGAAAGAGTTGCAAATAAAAAACTAAAGGGGGTTAATCATATTTCATCCTAACTATGATATAATTTTAGAGTAAAATATTATTAAAAATTATGTATAACAACAGATTAATACTCGTATTTTTATTATATAATTGAGGTATAGTCTTCATTCTAGTTGCTATGTTTAGAGCTTAAGTTTATTCTGTACCATACCAGTAGTACTAGTAGTTTTAGATACCTTAGTATTAATAATGTTTCAACTAATTTTACCATACTATTTAATTATTCTGTTTTTTATTAAGTTATTTTTATGGAGAAGTATTATGCCAAGCTATAAAATATATTATGTAGACACCTTTACAAACAAAGCTTTTACCGGTAATCCAGCAGCAGTTTGTGTTACCAATCAGCCTCTCACCGAAGTCTTAATGCAAAAAATTGCTTTTGAACTTAATTTGTCAGAAACAGCCTTTACTTATTGTCTTAATAAACCTAAAAACTTGTATAATATAAGGTGGTATACACCAATAACTGAAGTATGTTTGTGTGGACATGCTACCTTAGCCACAGCCCATATTTTATTTAATAACAGTTATGTAAATAGCGATTGTGTCAGCTTTTATGCTCAATACAGGGATTTATATTTACATGCCCAAAAAAGTAGTTACGGAATTGCTTTAGAGTTTCCTAGAGACACTTTACAAGAGGTACCTACGTATTTAAAGCAAAGACTACTTAATTGTTTAAAACTGCCTAGTAACTGTCCTATTTATCAAGGTAACCTTACAAAGCAAATTATTATTGAAGTAAATAATGAGCAAGTGGTGCAGAACTTGCAACCAAATTTTAAAGAGTTATTAAGTATAGCCTATAATTTAACAGGTGTAGCTGTTACTGCAAAATCTATAAGCTACGATTTTGTATCGCGTTTTTTCGACCCTTGGGAGGGCATAAATGAAGACCCTGTTACCGGATCTGCTCATACGGTTTTGGCTCCATATTGGAGTAAAAAGTTAAATAAAAATTCCCTAAATGCCAAACAAATATCTTCACGAGGTGGAAAGCTAAAGTTACAATTATCAAAACAACATGTTTATATTGCTGGCAACTCAATAACTACCTTAAAAGGGGAGATTTTAGTTTAAAAAGGAGTGTTACCATGTTTTTTGCTCGAAAAGCAACCGAAACAGAGAAACTATTAATTAAAGAGTGGTTGACGACCGAAAACCTTCCAACCACAGATATTTTTAATGAAAATATTGTTTTTTTATTAGGTGAATTGGATGATGAACTTGTAGCCTGTGGTGGTTTAGAGCTATATGATGATGTTGCAATAATGAGAGGATTATATGTTAAACCTAGTTTTAGAAAAGGTAATTTAGGAGAAACAATTGCTAGAGGTTTAATAAATTTAGCAGATAAAAGGTCTGTTAAATATATTTACACCTTAATTGATGATGATAATATGGCTTACTTTTTAGCAAAAATGAGATACGTACCTTGTGAATGTACAGACCTTATTAAGGCTGTTCCTAGTAGTAATATCACTCAATACAAAAACAAAGCCAAAGCTTGGTGTTTAGATATTGATTTGTTTTTTAAAAATTCGTGTTGCTCAAAACACTAGTTTTCTGTATAGTTGCAATAATCTTTGTTAATGTTTAAAATATAATTATAAACAATATAGGAGGATTTACAATGGCTAACGTTATTTTTTATGGTGCATCTTGGTGACCTGGCTGTAAACCAGCAAAAGAGTTTCTTTTGCAAAATAATGTGGAATATACCTATAAAGATATTGATAATAAGGATAATTTAAAAGAGTTTTACGCAATGCGTGACAAACATGAAATATATAACTCTATTAAAGCCGCTGGTAAATATGGTATTCCATCAATTCTAATTGATGGAGAACCACATGTAGATGTAATGAATCAAACAGCTATTATTAAAGAAAAATTGGGGCTAAAATAGTTACTAAGGAAAATCATAATTTAATAATCAAATAAAAAGACTATTGCCAAATAACACGCAATGGTCTTTTAATATATTTACTATTAATTATTATTAGCTACTATTAGGTACCCTTGTCCATATTATCTGCATACTATATAGCAAAGATAAGTATTTTGGAGAGTGAACAAGGTGAGTAGATTTTTACAAGCTCAAATATCCCTTATTGCTGCTATCATAACATTTGCTTTAGGCGGTTGTACCTTTATTATAAAAGCGTTATTAGCAATAATGGCCTTAGATTATTTATCTGGAGTTATTTCTGCTGCTTATCATGGTAAGTTGAGTAGTAATATAGGAGTTAAAGGAATATCTAAGAAATTATTAATTATAATTTTAGTAAGTGTGGCTCATTTAATTGATGGAATTTTAGGATTAGAATTTTTAGTAAGAAACACAGTTATATATTTTTATATGTCTAATGAAGTTATCTCTATTTTAGAAAATAGCATAAAACTGGGACTACCTGTACCTAAAATTTTGGTGAAAATTTGTGATGAGTTTAATGATAATAATTTGTTTAATACAATTCACAAAAATAAATAAATCAAATTACATGGTATTCAAAATAAGGATTCGCTCATTAGAGCAAATCCTTATTTTTATCATTATATTAATGTTAATAAAGTAACTAACTTACTACCGGAAACTTAGATATTTCTTTAACAATATGATTCATAACTAAGGAGATATCTGCTTGATTAACAGTGTTATCTCCATTTACATCTCCAGCCATTAAATCAGCCCCGTTTAAAGGTTTTGAATTATTCACATGTTGCATAATCCTTACTACATCAACTACATTAATTTTACTATCTCCATTTACATCTCCGTAAGAGACAAACACTTCTACCTTACCGTGTTTTACTCTAGGTACTATGTCACT
This Clostridium sp. 'deep sea' DNA region includes the following protein-coding sequences:
- a CDS encoding phage holin family protein, which encodes MSRFLQAQISLIAAIITFALGGCTFIIKALLAIMALDYLSGVISAAYHGKLSSNIGVKGISKKLLIIILVSVAHLIDGILGLEFLVRNTVIYFYMSNEVISILENSIKLGLPVPKILVKICDEFNDNNLFNTIHKNK